The following coding sequences are from one Anolis sagrei isolate rAnoSag1 chromosome 6, rAnoSag1.mat, whole genome shotgun sequence window:
- the LOC132779815 gene encoding lutzicidin-like: protein MMRYWVSLLLLGSVSANVFLRDTRPLSYSKAQVAVVKQYNIEATPQNLYRLVSADPMPKWNPTSSDFQSFPLKIKETVCHGDPEKIKVDKCAFKPNGITQACTAGYQYKGGKPPKAQTFILCKKVK from the exons ATGATGAGATACTGGGTGTCCCTCCTGCTCCTTGGGTCGGTCTCAGCCAACGTCTTCCTCCGGGACACCCGTCCTCTGAGCTACAGCAAGGCCCAAGTTGCCGTGGTCAAGCAGTACAACATCGAGGCCACCCCCCAGAACCTTTACCGCCTGGTGAGCGCAGACCCCATGCCCAAATGG AATCCCACCTCTTCAGACTTCCAGTCCTTTCCACTCAAGATCAAGGAGACAGTGTGTCACGGAGACCCTGAGAAGATCAAGGTGGACAAGTGTGCCTTCAAGCCCAACGGG ATAACCCAGGCCTGCACTGCGGGGTATCAATATAAGGGTGGGAAACCCCCGAAAGCCCAGACGTTCATTCTGTGCAAAAAGGTAAAATAA